In Thermoplasmata archaeon, a single genomic region encodes these proteins:
- a CDS encoding DUF86 domain-containing protein produces the protein MVDDRTRIETNASFALNYISILHQYIAQCDNNYEEFVENKMAQDACITQINNTTQCTNRIRDNQPELYKKYFASRHQKGLTGMRKRMVHDYESVRPEFIWDFILKDVPQLEAIFQKILSDHSSK, from the coding sequence ATGGTTGACGATAGAACTCGTATAGAGACAAATGCGAGTTTTGCCCTCAATTACATTTCTATTCTTCATCAATACATAGCCCAGTGTGACAATAATTACGAAGAATTTGTGGAAAATAAAATGGCTCAAGATGCGTGTATCACACAGATAAACAACACTACACAATGCACTAACAGGATAAGGGATAATCAACCTGAATTATACAAAAAATACTTCGCGAGCAGACATCAAAAAGGTTTAACAGGTATGCGTAAAAGAATGGTTCATGATTATGAAAGCGTCCGTCCAGAATTCATATGGGATTTTATTTTGAAAGACGTTCCTCAATTAGAGGCTATATTCCAAAAAATACTGTCAGATCATAGTTCTAAATGA
- a CDS encoding LicD family protein encodes MDYPDSLLRRVLMYPFVGFDLLPHLVIDRTNSNIVKGIFYGIMHFSRKMVRLFSTEKAKRYNIRSVEVSKWAWNKEWFGTPIIHDFEDTVIPIPCDYDSILTAMYGDYMTPPPESEKTGAGSYPYSLYNDYLEDTGRRKKHSRLSQSVMPR; translated from the coding sequence ATGGACTATCCCGATTCGCTGCTCAGAAGAGTGTTGATGTATCCCTTCGTGGGTTTCGACCTTCTCCCCCACCTTGTCATCGACAGGACCAACTCCAACATCGTCAAAGGGATCTTCTACGGCATCATGCACTTCTCCAGGAAGATGGTCAGACTGTTCTCCACCGAGAAGGCCAAGAGATACAACATCAGGAGTGTCGAGGTCAGCAAATGGGCATGGAACAAGGAATGGTTCGGAACGCCCATCATCCACGACTTCGAGGATACTGTGATCCCAATACCGTGCGATTACGATTCCATCCTCACCGCGATGTACGGCGATTACATGACGCCTCCGCCGGAGAGCGAGAAGACCGGTGCAGGAAGCTATCCGTACAGCCTCTACAACGATTATCTCGAGGACACCGGCAGGAGAAAGAAGCACAGCAGGTTATCCCAATCTGTGATGCCCCGCTGA
- a CDS encoding 30S ribosomal protein S6e: protein MAEFKAVVNDKKTGKSYNVAVSGHHANSLIGIAIGETVDGVFFGLPEYKIKITGGSDSNGTPMRKDLPGNKRIKLLLSDGKGFHERYGGERKRTAIRGNTISAEIVQINAVIEEYGPKSIEECLNPEAPAEN, encoded by the coding sequence ATGGCAGAATTCAAAGCTGTTGTTAATGACAAGAAAACCGGGAAGTCATATAATGTGGCCGTCTCCGGTCACCACGCGAACTCTCTGATCGGAATCGCCATCGGAGAGACAGTCGACGGAGTCTTCTTTGGTCTCCCCGAGTACAAGATCAAGATTACCGGCGGATCCGACTCCAATGGTACCCCCATGAGGAAGGACCTCCCCGGAAACAAGAGGATAAAGCTCCTGCTCTCCGACGGAAAGGGATTCCATGAGAGGTATGGCGGAGAGAGGAAGAGGACCGCAATCCGCGGAAACACAATCTCCGCAGAGATCGTCCAGATCAACGCCGTCATCGAAGAGTACGGACCCAAGTCCATCGAGGAGTGCCTCAACCCCGAGGCACCCGCGGAGAACTGA
- a CDS encoding twitching motility protein PilT: MQTVVLDTNALLMPFEIKMNLDLALRDLLGEVRIVVPGPLVGELKHMDHRYAKAAIALARKYEIIPTEYTGDNAVVEMAAKTGGYVLTNDKELRRRLRKEGVPIIMLRSGTHLVIDSYQGDE; encoded by the coding sequence ATGCAGACCGTCGTACTCGACACAAACGCCTTACTCATGCCTTTTGAGATCAAGATGAACCTCGACCTCGCCCTGAGGGATCTCCTCGGCGAGGTCAGGATCGTCGTCCCCGGACCTCTGGTCGGGGAATTGAAGCATATGGATCACAGATATGCGAAAGCCGCCATTGCATTGGCGCGCAAATACGAGATCATCCCTACCGAATACACCGGCGACAACGCCGTCGTGGAGATGGCCGCCAAGACCGGCGGTTACGTTTTAACGAACGACAAGGAGCTGAGGAGAAGGCTCAGGAAGGAAGGCGTGCCCATCATCATGCTACGTTCCGGGACGCACCTTGTCATCGATTCCTATCAGGGCGACGAATGA
- a CDS encoding SIS domain-containing protein produces the protein MTMRDEVSSQLKRSSETISNIDPDQILAAANLCVDSIRNGGQIIFMGNGGSSADAQHIAAELSGRYLMERPALPSICLSNIAPVTAIGNDYSYDIVFKRQIEANCRKGDVVVGLSTSGNSKNVVLAMEAAKERGAKLLTFTGEGGKMRGMADVAVTIPSKETPRIQEGYLCACHIMCYLIEQILYGQ, from the coding sequence ATGACAATGAGAGATGAAGTTAGTTCACAGCTGAAGAGAAGTTCGGAGACCATCTCCAACATAGATCCCGACCAGATACTGGCAGCGGCCAACCTGTGCGTGGATTCTATCCGCAACGGCGGGCAGATCATCTTCATGGGCAACGGTGGTTCCTCTGCAGATGCCCAGCATATCGCCGCGGAGCTATCTGGGCGCTATCTAATGGAGAGGCCGGCCCTTCCCAGCATATGCCTGTCCAACATAGCTCCTGTCACCGCCATCGGCAACGACTACAGCTACGACATCGTATTCAAGAGGCAGATTGAGGCCAACTGCAGGAAGGGGGATGTGGTCGTGGGATTATCCACGTCAGGCAACTCCAAGAACGTGGTCCTCGCCATGGAGGCGGCGAAGGAGAGGGGGGCGAAGCTGCTCACCTTCACCGGAGAGGGCGGGAAGATGAGGGGCATGGCGGATGTCGCCGTCACCATCCCTTCGAAGGAGACTCCCCGCATCCAGGAAGGATACCTCTGCGCCTGCCACATCATGTGCTACCTGATCGAACAGATCCTATATGGCCAGTAA
- a CDS encoding flavodoxin family protein: protein MKVLLVNGSPHEKGCTYTSLKEVADTLEENGISAEIHWIGKGDTPGCKACGYCGKNKRCVIGDDVNAISERIDEFDGFVFGAPVYYSGPAGQITAWMDRFFYSNSGKIDGKVAASVVNARRGGNTASFERLNQYYLMNCMIVPGSQYWNMTHGNRMEECEQDLEGLQTMRTLGRNIAWILKCIEAGKKAGIEHPQREPVQRTNFIR, encoded by the coding sequence ATGAAGGTACTGCTTGTTAACGGAAGCCCCCACGAGAAGGGCTGCACATACACGTCGCTGAAGGAGGTGGCCGACACTCTGGAGGAGAACGGCATCTCCGCAGAGATCCACTGGATAGGAAAGGGCGACACACCCGGATGCAAAGCATGCGGATACTGCGGCAAGAACAAGCGCTGCGTGATCGGCGACGATGTCAATGCCATTTCAGAGAGGATCGACGAGTTCGACGGTTTCGTCTTCGGAGCCCCGGTCTACTATTCCGGCCCTGCAGGTCAGATCACTGCCTGGATGGACCGTTTCTTCTATTCCAATTCGGGAAAGATCGACGGAAAGGTCGCCGCATCAGTGGTGAATGCCCGCAGGGGAGGGAACACGGCTTCCTTCGAGAGGCTCAACCAATACTATCTGATGAACTGCATGATTGTCCCCGGTTCCCAATATTGGAACATGACGCACGGAAACAGGATGGAGGAATGCGAGCAGGATCTGGAGGGTCTTCAGACAATGAGGACTCTGGGAAGGAATATCGCATGGATCCTCAAGTGCATCGAGGCTGGAAAGAAGGCCGGTATCGAGCATCCTCAGCGCGAACCCGTGCAGAGGACCAACTTCATACGCTGA
- a CDS encoding translation initiation factor IF-2 subunit gamma translates to MKVPKQPEINIGMIGHVDHGKTTLTKALSGEWTDRHSEELKRGISIRLGYADVAFYKCPECQGAAAYGTTKKCKNCGADAEYLRAVSFVDAPGHETLMATMLSGAALMDGALLLVAANEKCPQPQTKEHLMALSIIGIDKIIIVQNKIDIVTREQAIENYKQIKEFVKGTIAENAPIIPISANRGVNIDMLIEAIEENIVAKIKRDAKASPLMHVARSFDINSPGTKPEDLKGGVLGGTLIQGTLKVGDEIEISPGRKTEVAGKPVYERITAKVTSLEAGGRSVKSVVPGGLIAIGTGLDASITKSDGLTGRVIGIPGELPAVVHDFKMKTTLLDRVVGSSAELSVEDIKSNEPLMLSVGTATTVGVVKSARNNSAEVVLKIPVCILPGQRVAISRRISNKWRLIGYGIVDQ, encoded by the coding sequence ATGAAAGTCCCAAAGCAGCCCGAGATCAACATCGGGATGATCGGTCACGTCGACCACGGTAAGACAACCCTTACCAAGGCCCTCTCCGGAGAATGGACCGACCGTCATTCTGAAGAGTTGAAGAGAGGAATCTCCATCCGTCTCGGGTACGCAGACGTAGCATTCTACAAGTGTCCTGAGTGCCAGGGCGCCGCAGCGTACGGTACCACCAAGAAGTGCAAGAACTGCGGCGCGGATGCAGAGTATCTCAGAGCGGTGTCCTTCGTGGACGCTCCCGGGCACGAGACCCTGATGGCGACAATGCTGTCAGGAGCCGCCCTCATGGACGGAGCGCTTCTGCTCGTTGCAGCCAACGAGAAGTGCCCCCAGCCCCAGACCAAGGAGCATCTGATGGCCCTGTCGATCATCGGTATCGACAAGATCATTATCGTCCAGAACAAGATCGACATCGTCACCAGGGAACAGGCCATCGAGAACTACAAGCAGATCAAGGAGTTCGTTAAGGGAACGATCGCCGAGAACGCTCCGATCATCCCAATTTCCGCAAACCGCGGTGTGAACATCGATATGCTGATCGAGGCCATCGAGGAGAATATCGTCGCCAAGATCAAGAGGGATGCCAAGGCATCCCCGCTTATGCATGTCGCACGTTCGTTCGACATCAACTCCCCCGGTACCAAGCCGGAGGACCTCAAGGGTGGAGTCCTGGGAGGAACACTCATCCAGGGAACCCTGAAGGTCGGTGACGAGATCGAGATATCGCCCGGAAGGAAGACAGAGGTCGCAGGAAAGCCGGTGTACGAGAGGATCACCGCGAAGGTCACATCCCTCGAGGCCGGAGGACGTTCCGTCAAATCGGTCGTCCCCGGAGGACTCATCGCCATCGGAACCGGATTGGACGCTTCCATCACCAAGTCCGACGGACTTACCGGAAGGGTCATCGGTATCCCCGGTGAGCTTCCAGCTGTGGTCCACGACTTCAAGATGAAGACCACTCTGCTCGACCGTGTCGTAGGTTCGTCCGCCGAGCTGTCCGTCGAGGACATCAAGAGCAACGAGCCCCTGATGCTCAGCGTCGGTACCGCCACAACCGTCGGTGTCGTCAAGAGTGCCAGGAACAACTCCGCAGAGGTCGTCCTGAAGATCCCGGTGTGTATACTGCCCGGACAGAGGGTGGCCATCTCGAGAAGGATCTCCAACAAGTGGAGATTGATTGGTTACGGTATCGTCGATCAGTGA
- a CDS encoding DUF2029 domain-containing protein, whose translation MADGGSLTEWVKQHPDLSFLILYTVLYVFIIGLSDVMNGVVGNNYAWYDMYFYWEHAYDIMHGAIPYVDFDTAYPPFSFVIYLIPYFFTPDEVMFHYGFAIFTYLFTLLAIFGLFKFCDRVGLGHKYVYVTFILLILGVNNFFIARNDTITTVFVVLCLLFYSDRKYLPAFILLALGIMTKIYPIFLLPVLLIPFLARKDFRNFFVCGTVTVAVCFIIELPFLINDPSTAFSYLTQHSGRGMEIESIIAIPFMIIGLIDPSLVYVGMDESWDLFGPLAEGAAPFIMPLMFLIILAFMGYFLYRMYKVQPDDDKVLPITLMACAIVLMLFMTFNKVYCAQYIMWVIMLYPLLIWSFKKFDIDCSKLLKLMVFLALATMLTVLCMKDSTDKISGFYILADTLKAVATIMLGWHLLKAFKTSLDSCER comes from the coding sequence ATGGCGGACGGAGGTTCACTGACTGAATGGGTGAAGCAGCACCCCGATCTCTCATTCCTTATCCTCTATACGGTACTGTACGTGTTCATCATAGGCCTTTCGGATGTGATGAACGGCGTCGTGGGGAATAACTACGCCTGGTATGACATGTACTTCTACTGGGAACATGCCTACGACATAATGCACGGAGCAATCCCGTATGTGGATTTCGATACCGCATACCCTCCGTTCTCGTTCGTCATCTATCTGATCCCGTACTTCTTCACACCGGATGAGGTTATGTTCCATTACGGGTTCGCCATCTTCACATATCTCTTCACACTGCTGGCCATCTTCGGGCTGTTCAAGTTCTGCGACAGGGTCGGCCTGGGTCACAAGTATGTGTACGTGACCTTCATCCTCCTGATATTGGGAGTAAACAACTTCTTCATAGCAAGGAACGACACCATAACGACGGTGTTCGTTGTCCTGTGCCTGCTGTTCTATTCAGACAGGAAATACCTGCCCGCATTCATACTGCTAGCGCTGGGCATAATGACGAAGATCTACCCCATCTTCCTGCTGCCCGTATTGCTCATACCCTTCCTGGCCAGGAAGGACTTCAGGAACTTCTTCGTCTGCGGGACGGTGACCGTCGCGGTCTGCTTCATCATAGAGCTGCCGTTCCTGATAAACGACCCCTCCACTGCATTCAGCTATCTCACTCAGCATTCAGGAAGGGGGATGGAGATCGAATCGATAATCGCGATTCCATTCATGATCATCGGACTCATCGATCCCAGCCTGGTCTACGTGGGAATGGACGAGTCATGGGACCTGTTCGGGCCTTTGGCCGAAGGTGCGGCACCATTCATCATGCCGCTGATGTTCCTGATCATACTGGCGTTCATGGGATACTTCCTCTACAGGATGTACAAAGTTCAGCCGGATGACGACAAGGTTCTCCCGATAACCTTGATGGCGTGTGCGATCGTATTGATGCTGTTCATGACCTTCAACAAAGTCTATTGCGCCCAGTACATCATGTGGGTGATAATGCTGTACCCTCTGCTCATCTGGTCGTTCAAAAAGTTCGATATAGACTGCTCCAAGCTGCTGAAGCTGATGGTATTCTTAGCGCTGGCGACCATGCTGACCGTATTGTGCATGAAGGATTCCACGGACAAGATCTCAGGATTCTACATTCTGGCGGATACGCTGAAGGCTGTCGCCACGATAATGCTGGGATGGCATCTGCTTAAAGCATTCAAGACCTCGTTGGACTCATGTGAACGCTGA
- a CDS encoding DUF2099 family protein translates to MTDVPEILAKMLDDRSIEAAVLCIEGCGTSIINDPSVMRRVGKLISGSEKTEPDQETISIVGDDNILDPESCKVDNVEGLCVVYDNGIHSAAASTGSLKEAQMMRDMFGSDLLIIGVFKEFSEKDRSDAKGLLDIVISDSGTEALSHLGELTLSKF, encoded by the coding sequence ATGACGGATGTCCCGGAGATCCTCGCCAAGATGCTCGATGACCGCTCGATTGAGGCAGCGGTGCTGTGCATAGAGGGCTGCGGGACGTCCATCATCAACGACCCTTCGGTCATGAGGAGGGTCGGGAAACTCATTTCAGGATCCGAGAAAACGGAACCCGACCAGGAGACTATTTCTATAGTAGGCGACGACAACATCCTGGACCCCGAGAGCTGCAAGGTAGACAATGTGGAGGGATTATGCGTCGTATACGACAACGGCATACATTCCGCCGCAGCATCCACAGGCTCCCTGAAGGAGGCCCAGATGATGAGGGACATGTTCGGCAGCGATCTACTCATAATTGGCGTCTTCAAAGAATTCTCAGAGAAAGACCGTTCCGATGCGAAAGGCCTTCTGGACATCGTCATTAGTGATTCAGGAACAGAGGCACTCTCGCACCTCGGCGAACTCACTCTAAGCAAATTCTAA
- a CDS encoding lipase family protein — protein sequence MKNEDEVKEYRFWTYEFSLKENVELPVYYADHFFKKPSTEMNNDLMAFALGLELSSGLEAEDRSSSVLKLLREIGCDNARVNDAFNQETTIYSTDVAIGSKQWKSYTIIFVVLNGAHYNNEAAANVMLGASGNHAGFMIACNAGLDELRSFIKDENITGKTKILITGYSRTAAGANLLAAYISDAIAARRVKQRIGDIKLTKKDCYGFSFETPLCGHYELGKKMVPPTDSRYDNIWYVTNPDDPVTYVPTKNYNFVRYGHHYLIDSHNEEKKARMLANARYYFGEKTAKKVDMSKFKKVPLTGVQYPSDIFDGYLARFFSTLGTRNHYHEYIESDFVRFVYVMFDSPDLALTILMNAGDPISLLKALHSYSDDKEKFDEHFRPLIESSTESHGYGKDSESILNAFYQIAHLVRGYFKDGIASIVTDKYIVSATVNMRILIMSHLPSMTYCYIIQECPYYQIPAEFLEPVKEEAPDDSAKLIDSAKLIESVKSIDSAKIIESVKSIDTAKAVESVKSVVTDIKDNVTKRLSKDD from the coding sequence ATGAAAAACGAAGATGAGGTGAAGGAATACCGTTTCTGGACATACGAATTCTCCCTGAAGGAGAATGTCGAACTTCCCGTATATTACGCGGACCACTTCTTCAAGAAACCTTCGACCGAGATGAACAACGACCTCATGGCATTCGCACTGGGATTGGAGCTTTCCTCGGGATTGGAAGCGGAAGACAGGTCGTCGTCCGTGTTGAAGCTTCTCAGGGAGATCGGATGCGACAACGCCAGGGTAAACGATGCCTTCAACCAGGAAACGACCATCTATTCCACCGATGTGGCGATAGGTTCCAAACAGTGGAAGAGCTACACCATAATCTTCGTCGTCCTGAACGGGGCTCATTACAATAACGAAGCAGCCGCCAACGTCATGCTCGGGGCTAGCGGGAACCACGCTGGTTTCATGATCGCATGCAACGCGGGACTGGATGAGCTCAGGAGCTTCATCAAGGACGAGAACATCACAGGCAAGACGAAGATCCTGATCACAGGCTACAGCAGGACCGCCGCAGGGGCCAACCTGTTAGCGGCATACATATCTGATGCGATAGCAGCGAGGAGAGTCAAGCAGAGGATCGGCGATATCAAGCTGACAAAGAAGGACTGCTACGGATTCTCGTTCGAAACGCCCCTGTGCGGACATTATGAGCTCGGAAAGAAGATGGTGCCTCCCACTGACAGCCGTTACGACAACATTTGGTATGTGACCAATCCTGACGATCCGGTCACCTACGTCCCGACGAAGAACTACAACTTCGTCAGATACGGGCATCATTACCTCATCGACTCCCACAACGAAGAGAAGAAGGCCAGGATGCTGGCGAATGCGAGGTACTACTTCGGCGAGAAGACCGCCAAAAAGGTGGACATGAGCAAATTCAAGAAGGTCCCCCTGACCGGGGTCCAGTACCCGTCAGATATATTCGACGGCTACCTGGCCAGATTCTTCTCCACCTTGGGAACCAGGAACCACTACCACGAGTACATCGAGTCGGACTTCGTCAGATTCGTCTATGTGATGTTCGACAGTCCTGATCTGGCATTGACGATACTCATGAACGCAGGGGACCCCATATCCCTTCTGAAGGCGCTTCACAGTTACTCGGATGACAAGGAGAAGTTCGATGAACACTTCAGACCGCTCATCGAATCGTCGACGGAGTCGCACGGGTACGGGAAGGATTCCGAGAGCATCCTGAACGCATTCTACCAGATAGCCCATCTGGTGAGAGGATACTTCAAGGACGGCATAGCTTCGATCGTGACCGACAAGTACATAGTGTCCGCGACCGTCAACATGAGGATCCTCATCATGTCGCATCTGCCCTCGATGACTTATTGCTACATCATACAGGAGTGCCCATACTACCAGATTCCCGCTGAATTCCTGGAACCGGTGAAGGAAGAAGCTCCCGACGATTCAGCGAAGCTCATAGATTCTGCGAAACTGATAGAATCTGTGAAGTCCATAGATTCCGCAAAGATCATAGAATCGGTGAAGTCCATCGATACAGCGAAGGCCGTCGAATCCGTGAAATCCGTAGTGACGGATATCAAGGACAACGTGACCAAACGCCTGTCGAAGGATGATTAA
- a CDS encoding NDP-sugar synthase: protein MKVRQAVVMVGGKGTRLLPLTENHPKPILSVADKPCIWYLLRSLARAGIEEVILACGYKPGHMEVLGDGSDLGIKIIYSYEDEPMGTGGAMKLVEDRLDEVFVASNGDVFADIDVDKEIETHLRTGADITIALTPVENPTEFGIARIDDTGRITEFKEKPKPEEVFSNLINAGVYVINRDVLKYVPEGQFFDFSKDLVPLITNNGGHIQGYMLNGLWMDVGRPHDLIGANLVVTEREYGGKSFPAEDACIRGDFYMGKGSKVANSEVKTSVILMESTVVDSHLDRVLVMKGSTVRGAHIENSIIGEGCTVKEGCRISNAVIADNTVLEAGTVLDGGRNV, encoded by the coding sequence ATGAAGGTCAGACAGGCAGTCGTCATGGTCGGAGGGAAGGGGACTAGGCTCCTCCCCCTTACGGAGAACCATCCGAAACCGATTCTGTCTGTCGCTGACAAGCCGTGCATATGGTATCTTCTGAGGTCATTGGCTCGCGCAGGCATAGAGGAGGTCATCCTGGCCTGCGGATACAAACCCGGTCACATGGAAGTCCTCGGGGACGGTTCCGATCTGGGGATCAAGATAATCTATTCCTACGAGGACGAACCCATGGGCACCGGAGGGGCGATGAAGCTGGTCGAGGACCGCCTGGACGAGGTCTTCGTGGCTTCCAACGGGGATGTGTTCGCCGATATCGATGTGGACAAGGAGATCGAGACGCATCTCAGGACGGGAGCGGATATCACCATCGCTTTAACACCTGTGGAGAACCCGACGGAGTTCGGTATAGCACGTATCGACGATACCGGACGCATAACGGAATTCAAGGAGAAGCCCAAACCGGAGGAGGTTTTCTCCAACCTCATAAACGCCGGAGTTTATGTCATAAACCGTGACGTTCTGAAGTATGTGCCAGAGGGACAATTCTTCGACTTCTCCAAGGATCTTGTTCCTCTCATTACAAACAACGGGGGGCATATACAGGGATACATGCTTAACGGTCTTTGGATGGATGTAGGGCGTCCCCATGACCTCATCGGTGCGAATCTGGTGGTCACCGAGCGCGAATACGGCGGAAAGTCCTTCCCAGCGGAGGATGCGTGCATCCGCGGCGACTTCTACATGGGAAAGGGATCGAAGGTTGCCAATTCTGAGGTCAAGACCTCCGTGATCCTCATGGAGAGCACAGTGGTGGACTCCCATCTGGACAGAGTGTTGGTGATGAAAGGCAGCACCGTCAGGGGCGCCCACATCGAGAACTCCATAATCGGTGAGGGATGCACCGTGAAGGAGGGCTGCAGGATTTCCAACGCAGTCATCGCGGACAACACAGTTCTGGAGGCCGGCACCGTCCTCGACGGCGGCAGAAATGTCTGA
- a CDS encoding LicD family protein: MRRMTDNHRILLDAYKDIAAILDRHQITYYAAFGTAIGAVRHSGIIPWDDDLDIAILCKDLDEVNRVMCEELD; encoded by the coding sequence ATGAGACGAATGACCGACAACCACAGGATCCTGTTGGACGCCTATAAGGACATAGCGGCCATACTGGATAGGCACCAGATCACCTACTACGCCGCATTCGGTACTGCGATAGGCGCAGTAAGGCACAGCGGGATCATCCCCTGGGACGACGATCTGGACATCGCTATCCTCTGCAAGGATCTCGATGAGGTCAACAGGGTCATGTGCGAGGAACTCGACTAG
- a CDS encoding kinase: protein MGAIHYRARAPLRLGLVGGGTDVDPYASQKGGAVFNTTINRYAYCTITPTNDHSMSVHSIDYGKYEAPLDKGPLPLDGNMDLIKAVANHFGITDGFNLFLQSEAPPGSGLGGSSTVIVSIIAATCEWLGEKMTANDMAHLAYHLEREVIGLKGGKQDQYAAVFGGFNLMRFTKDHVDVNHINVPVDTINELQYCSVLCYTGNPRESAKIIESQMESYKAGQNEAALDESKELAHQMAHALELGDIHDAGRILDDSWQLKKKFSSKITNQQIDAIYNAAKSAGAIGGKISGAGGGGFMHFICEYDKKYVVAEELRRYGVKITDFMFEPKGVTSWRYDNER, encoded by the coding sequence ATGGGAGCAATACACTACAGGGCAAGGGCACCGTTGAGATTGGGGCTCGTCGGAGGAGGAACGGACGTCGATCCATACGCTTCGCAGAAGGGCGGTGCGGTTTTCAACACAACGATCAACCGCTACGCTTACTGCACCATAACTCCGACCAACGACCACTCCATGTCGGTCCATTCCATCGATTACGGGAAGTACGAGGCACCTCTGGATAAGGGTCCTCTCCCGCTGGATGGCAATATGGATTTGATCAAGGCCGTCGCCAACCATTTCGGCATAACTGACGGTTTCAACCTGTTCCTTCAATCGGAGGCACCTCCGGGATCCGGATTGGGAGGATCATCAACAGTTATCGTCTCAATCATCGCCGCCACATGCGAATGGCTGGGAGAGAAGATGACAGCCAACGACATGGCCCATCTCGCCTATCATTTGGAGAGGGAGGTCATAGGCCTGAAGGGAGGTAAGCAGGATCAGTATGCAGCAGTGTTCGGAGGTTTCAATCTGATGAGGTTCACCAAGGACCACGTCGACGTGAATCACATCAACGTCCCCGTGGACACCATCAACGAGCTCCAGTACTGCTCCGTCCTGTGCTACACCGGCAATCCCCGCGAATCAGCGAAGATCATCGAGAGCCAGATGGAGTCGTACAAGGCCGGTCAGAACGAGGCCGCATTGGACGAGTCCAAGGAGCTGGCGCATCAGATGGCCCACGCCCTCGAACTGGGCGACATCCACGATGCGGGAAGGATTCTCGACGACTCGTGGCAGCTGAAGAAGAAGTTCTCCAGCAAGATCACCAACCAGCAGATCGACGCGATCTACAACGCGGCCAAGTCTGCCGGGGCCATCGGAGGGAAGATCTCCGGAGCCGGAGGAGGAGGTTTCATGCATTTCATCTGCGAGTACGACAAGAAGTACGTGGTCGCGGAGGAACTGCGGAGATACGGTGTCAAGATCACCGATTTCATGTTTGAGCCGAAGGGCGTGACCTCATGGAGGTATGACAATGAGAGATGA
- a CDS encoding nucleotidyltransferase has protein sequence MPKTESKNISVEELIDIVRPIAEQNGVSRVRLFGSRARGDFNADSDFDFLIDVKPGFGLIDLGCFTEDLEEALGRPVSIVDEVSASPTFLKSINKDLREIYG, from the coding sequence ATGCCTAAAACTGAGTCTAAGAATATATCCGTGGAGGAATTGATAGACATAGTTAGGCCTATAGCCGAACAGAATGGAGTCTCTCGTGTCAGACTCTTCGGCTCTCGTGCGCGCGGGGACTTTAATGCAGATAGTGACTTCGATTTTCTAATTGATGTAAAACCTGGCTTTGGATTGATCGATTTGGGATGTTTTACGGAAGATTTAGAAGAAGCATTAGGCAGACCGGTTAGTATCGTTGACGAAGTCAGTGCATCGCCAACATTCCTGAAATCTATTAACAAAGATTTGAGGGAAATCTATGGTTGA
- a CDS encoding peptidylprolyl isomerase, which produces MTTVIMHTSMGDIKIQMHDDMPITTGNFVKLAREKFYDGTIFHRVIDGFMIQGGDPQGTGMGGPGYTIDDEFGTGHSNKRGTIAMANTGRPHSGGSQFFINVVDNTYLDKEDPRTPYAHPVFGTVLEGMDVADKISKVETDRNDRPIDDVKLISVEVTE; this is translated from the coding sequence ATGACCACAGTTATCATGCACACCTCAATGGGTGACATCAAGATCCAAATGCACGACGACATGCCTATCACCACAGGCAACTTCGTCAAGCTCGCCAGGGAGAAGTTCTACGACGGCACAATCTTCCACAGGGTCATCGACGGCTTCATGATCCAGGGAGGAGACCCCCAGGGAACCGGAATGGGCGGACCCGGATACACAATCGACGACGAGTTCGGAACAGGACACTCCAACAAGAGGGGAACCATCGCCATGGCGAACACCGGAAGGCCCCACAGCGGAGGCAGCCAGTTCTTCATCAACGTCGTCGACAACACCTACCTCGACAAGGAGGATCCCAGGACACCTTACGCACACCCCGTGTTCGGAACAGTCCTCGAGGGAATGGACGTCGCAGACAAGATCAGCAAGGTCGAGACCGACAGAAACGACAGACCTATCGATGACGTCAAGCTCATCTCCGTCGAAGTGACCGAGTGA